The following proteins are co-located in the Flectobacillus major DSM 103 genome:
- the pnp gene encoding polyribonucleotide nucleotidyltransferase encodes MSFNVITKKITMPDGKEITIETGKLAKQADGSVVVRSGNMMLLATVVANQTPKEGVDFLPLSVDYQEKFASAGKIPGGFLRRESKLSDYEVLVSRLVDRALRPTFPSDFHADTQVMINLISADTEILPDAYVGLAAAAALAVSDIPFNGPISEVRVAKINGEYIVNPTTSELKGAELELIVAANTNDILMVEGEANEVSESDMLQALRLAHEAIQVQCAGLKELEAATGKTEKRVYSHETHDEELRTFLWDTYFQRYYEVAKLANPSKNGRKESFKAIEEEYFASLPEDTTVNKSLAKWYFHDIEKEAARQLVLNERFRLDGRQLDEIRQITCEVDYLPTPHGSAVFTRGETQSLTTVTLGTKLDEQIVDQAMVSGYNRFLLHYNFPGYSTGEVKPNRAPGRREIGHGNLAMRALKKVLPPDADNPYTIRVVSDILESNGSSSMATVCAGTLALMDAGVPIKAPVSGIAMGLISDPKTGKYAVLSDILGDEDHLGDMDFKVTGTENGITACQMDIKVDGLSYDVLVEALEQAKRGRLHILGKMKEAIAEPRQDYKPQTPRATVIKIFKDQIGSVIGPGGKIVQDIQKQSGATVTIEEKEDGGYVSIFSANKTSMDIAVKMVKGIVTIPEEGEIYDGVVKSIMPFGAFVEFLPGKDGLLHISEIKWERLETMDGVLQIGEEVKVKLIEVDKKTGKYRLSRKALLPKPEKK; translated from the coding sequence ATGTCGTTTAACGTAATTACGAAAAAAATCACAATGCCCGATGGTAAGGAAATTACCATTGAAACAGGCAAACTCGCAAAGCAGGCAGATGGGTCTGTGGTAGTGAGAAGCGGAAACATGATGCTTTTGGCAACAGTGGTTGCCAACCAAACACCTAAGGAAGGAGTAGATTTCTTACCTCTTTCTGTTGATTACCAAGAAAAATTTGCTTCTGCAGGAAAAATCCCTGGTGGATTCCTTAGAAGAGAATCAAAGTTGTCTGATTATGAAGTATTAGTAAGCCGTCTTGTTGACCGTGCTTTGCGTCCAACTTTCCCTTCAGACTTCCATGCAGATACTCAAGTAATGATTAACTTGATTTCTGCTGATACCGAGATTTTGCCAGATGCTTATGTAGGTTTGGCTGCTGCTGCTGCTTTAGCTGTTTCAGATATTCCTTTCAACGGCCCTATTTCGGAGGTTCGTGTTGCCAAAATCAATGGCGAATACATTGTCAATCCAACTACTTCTGAATTAAAAGGTGCTGAATTAGAGCTTATCGTAGCGGCTAATACAAACGACATCTTGATGGTAGAAGGTGAAGCTAACGAGGTTTCGGAAAGCGATATGTTGCAAGCTTTGCGTTTGGCTCATGAAGCTATCCAAGTGCAATGTGCTGGCTTGAAAGAACTAGAAGCAGCGACTGGTAAAACAGAAAAACGTGTATATAGCCACGAAACACACGATGAAGAATTAAGAACTTTCCTTTGGGATACTTATTTCCAACGTTATTATGAAGTAGCTAAATTGGCTAACCCTAGCAAAAACGGAAGAAAAGAATCTTTTAAAGCGATTGAAGAAGAATATTTTGCTTCTTTACCAGAAGATACTACTGTCAACAAAAGTTTGGCAAAGTGGTATTTCCACGATATTGAAAAGGAAGCTGCCCGTCAATTAGTATTGAACGAGCGTTTCAGACTTGACGGCCGTCAGTTAGATGAAATTCGTCAAATTACTTGCGAAGTAGATTATTTGCCAACACCACACGGTTCGGCTGTATTTACTCGTGGCGAAACTCAATCTTTGACAACGGTTACTTTAGGTACAAAATTAGATGAACAAATTGTAGACCAAGCAATGGTTTCTGGTTATAACAGATTTTTGTTGCACTATAATTTCCCAGGTTATTCTACGGGCGAAGTAAAACCAAACCGTGCTCCTGGTCGCCGTGAAATTGGTCATGGTAACTTGGCGATGCGTGCTTTGAAAAAAGTGCTTCCTCCCGATGCTGACAATCCTTATACAATCCGTGTTGTTTCTGACATCTTAGAGTCAAATGGTTCTTCGTCTATGGCGACAGTTTGTGCTGGAACTTTGGCGTTGATGGATGCCGGTGTACCTATCAAAGCTCCTGTGTCGGGTATTGCTATGGGTTTGATTAGTGACCCGAAAACAGGTAAATATGCCGTTTTATCGGACATCTTGGGCGATGAAGACCACCTTGGTGATATGGACTTCAAAGTTACAGGTACTGAAAATGGTATCACAGCTTGTCAGATGGATATTAAAGTGGATGGTTTGTCGTACGATGTATTGGTAGAAGCCTTAGAACAAGCTAAAAGAGGTCGTCTTCATATCTTAGGAAAAATGAAGGAGGCTATCGCTGAACCAAGACAAGATTACAAACCACAAACTCCTCGTGCTACAGTTATCAAAATCTTCAAAGACCAAATTGGTTCTGTAATTGGGCCAGGTGGTAAAATTGTACAAGATATTCAAAAACAATCTGGTGCAACGGTTACTATCGAAGAAAAAGAAGATGGTGGTTATGTTTCGATTTTCTCGGCCAACAAAACATCAATGGATATTGCTGTGAAAATGGTAAAAGGAATCGTAACAATTCCTGAAGAAGGCGAAATTTATGATGGTGTTGTAAAATCAATTATGCCTTTCGGTGCATTTGTTGAGTTCTTGCCAGGAAAAGATGGTTTATTGCATATTTCTGAAATTAAATGGGAACGCCTCGAAACAATGGACGGTGTACTTCAAATTGGAGAGGAAGTAAAAGTGAAATTGATTGAAGTAGATAAGAAAACAGGTAAGTATCGTTTGTCAAGAAAAGCTTTGTTGCCAAAACCAGAAAAGAAATAG
- the rpsO gene encoding 30S ribosomal protein S15, which translates to MYLTSEKKHEIFESRGNAKSKIDTGSAESQIALFTYRINHLTEHLKKNKKDHSTRLGLLKLVGKRRSLLDYLIKKDITRYRAIIAELGIRK; encoded by the coding sequence ATGTACTTAACTTCAGAAAAAAAGCATGAGATTTTCGAATCTCGAGGAAACGCGAAGTCTAAAATCGATACTGGTTCTGCTGAGTCGCAAATTGCACTTTTCACTTACAGAATCAATCACTTGACTGAACACTTGAAAAAGAACAAAAAAGACCACTCAACTCGTTTGGGTCTTTTGAAATTGGTAGGTAAGCGTAGAAGCTTATTGGATTATCTTATCAAAAAAGATATTACTCGTTACAGAGCTATCATTGCTGAACTTGGTATCAGAAAGTAA
- a CDS encoding LptF/LptG family permease, with protein sequence MKKIDKLVLNAFWGPFFLTLAVVIFIFLMRLILVYFVDLFGKDLGIDLYFELFFYFGLITIPIALPLAMLLSTLMTFGKLGEFFELTAIKSAGISIGRAMRPIFVVASLITVFAFWFNNVALPWANLKGYRLLYDIKTTKTTLNIKEGIFYNDLPGYSIKVMKKYPDNKTLKGVIIYDHSKNDGNKHVTLADSALMYTMMDKQYLVFELYNGHDYVEDADRTSSSDATDHASHGFTKSKIVMSLAAFDMHKTEEDQFKHHQIMRNVVELSQDADSLKTLTQDYRKNFYEAAKSYYLYSLKTLPTPLLPEQKKVMANEGDWVGKKIKTQIKPNPYQHLDFAISQSKNMISFAESNAYTVSSKLEDLQKTNLEWHHKFTNAFAIFVMFLIGAPLGAIIKKGGFGMPVVVAISFFILMYVMTQQGDKLAKEGKLIVQLGAWISNVILFSIGVYFFTKARNDSRLFESDVYTMAIAKIKERLSKSTLIEKILRKLGFKFANN encoded by the coding sequence ATGAAAAAAATAGATAAATTAGTACTCAATGCCTTTTGGGGGCCATTCTTCTTAACCCTTGCTGTTGTTATATTTATTTTCTTAATGCGTTTAATACTGGTGTATTTTGTCGACCTATTTGGCAAAGACCTTGGCATAGACCTTTACTTTGAATTATTCTTCTACTTTGGTTTAATTACTATTCCGATTGCCTTGCCATTGGCCATGTTGCTTTCTACCTTGATGACATTTGGTAAATTGGGTGAGTTTTTTGAATTGACAGCCATCAAAAGTGCCGGTATTTCTATTGGGCGAGCCATGCGACCTATTTTTGTGGTAGCATCTTTAATCACTGTTTTTGCTTTTTGGTTCAACAACGTAGCATTGCCTTGGGCTAATTTGAAAGGATACCGCCTGCTTTATGATATCAAAACCACCAAAACGACGCTTAATATCAAAGAAGGGATTTTTTATAATGACTTACCTGGCTATAGTATCAAGGTTATGAAGAAATATCCCGATAACAAAACGCTCAAGGGCGTGATTATTTATGACCATTCTAAAAACGATGGCAACAAACACGTAACCTTGGCTGATTCGGCTTTGATGTACACGATGATGGACAAGCAATATTTGGTTTTTGAACTATACAATGGCCATGACTACGTAGAAGATGCCGACCGTACATCAAGCTCGGATGCTACCGACCACGCATCGCATGGGTTTACCAAAAGTAAAATTGTGATGAGTCTGGCTGCATTTGATATGCACAAAACCGAAGAAGACCAGTTTAAGCACCACCAGATTATGCGAAATGTAGTGGAGTTGAGCCAAGATGCCGATTCTTTGAAAACACTTACACAAGATTATCGCAAAAACTTTTACGAGGCTGCCAAATCATATTACTTATATAGTTTAAAGACATTGCCGACGCCGTTATTGCCAGAACAAAAGAAAGTTATGGCAAACGAAGGCGATTGGGTTGGAAAAAAAATCAAGACTCAAATCAAGCCAAATCCGTATCAACATCTGGATTTTGCTATATCACAGTCGAAAAATATGATTTCTTTTGCTGAGAGCAATGCTTATACGGTAAGTTCTAAACTAGAAGACCTTCAAAAAACTAATTTAGAATGGCATCATAAGTTTACGAATGCCTTTGCCATTTTTGTCATGTTTCTGATAGGGGCACCATTGGGGGCTATCATCAAAAAAGGAGGTTTTGGTATGCCTGTAGTTGTAGCAATATCCTTTTTTATTTTGATGTATGTAATGACCCAGCAGGGCGATAAACTAGCCAAAGAAGGTAAGTTGATAGTACAGTTAGGGGCATGGATATCGAATGTGATATTGTTTAGCATAGGTGTATATTTCTTTACCAAAGCTCGTAATGATTCAAGGTTATTCGAGTCAGACGTATATACAATGGCTATAGCTAAGATAAAAGAACGTTTGTCAAAGTCTACACTCATTGAAAAAATATTGCGTAAACTAGGCTTTAAATTTGCAAATAACTAA
- a CDS encoding START-like domain-containing protein, whose protein sequence is MSKHKFVVEFELRASPKVLFPYISSASGLQQWFAEKVTLKDSSTFDFVWDGESHIAKLSQLRLNKSAKFDFIPTNSDDRDHNYIEFKMDVSDLTGSTYLKIIDYSGNSDEEELTELWEDLIYKLKEIVGN, encoded by the coding sequence ATGAGTAAGCACAAATTTGTTGTTGAGTTTGAATTAAGAGCATCGCCAAAGGTGTTATTCCCGTATATCAGTTCAGCCTCTGGCTTGCAACAGTGGTTTGCGGAGAAAGTTACCCTGAAAGATAGCTCTACATTTGATTTCGTTTGGGATGGCGAGAGCCATATTGCCAAATTGTCTCAATTACGATTAAATAAGTCCGCAAAGTTTGATTTTATTCCGACTAACTCCGATGACCGTGACCATAACTACATCGAGTTTAAAATGGATGTGAGTGATTTGACTGGGTCTACCTATTTAAAAATAATAGATTATTCAGGTAATTCGGATGAGGAGGAGTTGACAGAACTGTGGGAAGATTTAATTTACAAATTGAAAGAAATCGTAGGTAATTAA
- a CDS encoding deoxycytidylate deaminase, which translates to MARPAFEDIYMELAINLSKRSHCIKAHVGAVLTKDTRIISIGYNGPPSGTHNCDEEFPEHGCERDSKGSCSLALHAEQNAILFAVKNGSEVEGATLYVTLSPCIACARIIYSMKISKVIFLDSYAQYKGLPKDEGVEFLRKFGVEVVQYDKTKLQKTV; encoded by the coding sequence ATGGCAAGACCAGCATTTGAAGATATTTATATGGAATTGGCAATCAACCTTTCCAAGCGCTCGCACTGTATCAAGGCTCATGTGGGTGCAGTACTAACAAAAGATACAAGAATTATTTCGATTGGTTATAATGGTCCTCCTTCTGGTACTCATAACTGTGACGAGGAATTTCCAGAACATGGCTGCGAGCGTGACTCAAAGGGTAGCTGTTCGTTGGCTTTGCATGCCGAACAAAACGCTATCTTGTTTGCAGTAAAAAATGGGTCGGAAGTAGAAGGTGCTACTTTATATGTTACGCTGTCGCCATGTATTGCCTGTGCCAGAATTATTTATTCTATGAAAATTAGTAAAGTTATATTCCTTGACTCTTATGCCCAATACAAAGGTTTGCCCAAAGATGAAGGCGTTGAATTTCTGAGAAAATTTGGGGTTGAGGTTGTACAATACGACAAAACGAAATTACAAAAAACAGTATAA
- a CDS encoding FKBP-type peptidyl-prolyl cis-trans isomerase, whose amino-acid sequence MQISNAKVVSLTYELTVTDKNGEKELVETVEQDEPMVFIHGMSGLPEAFEDNIAGLQEGDSFEFAVPAEEGYGEYDHDAVVALPKEIFKVDGEVVDEMLEVGNFLPMTDDRGNRLQGKILEVTDEIVRMDFNHPLADKEMFFKGTILKVREATVSELEHGHVHGDGGVHH is encoded by the coding sequence ATGCAAATTTCAAATGCAAAAGTTGTGTCATTGACTTATGAGTTGACAGTGACTGATAAAAATGGTGAAAAAGAGTTAGTAGAAACGGTAGAACAAGATGAGCCGATGGTCTTTATCCACGGAATGAGTGGTTTGCCTGAAGCTTTTGAAGATAATATCGCTGGTCTTCAAGAAGGAGATAGCTTTGAATTTGCTGTACCCGCAGAAGAAGGTTATGGCGAATACGACCATGATGCAGTAGTAGCATTGCCAAAGGAAATTTTCAAAGTAGATGGCGAAGTGGTAGACGAAATGCTTGAAGTGGGCAATTTCTTGCCTATGACCGATGACCGAGGTAATAGACTACAGGGTAAAATTTTGGAAGTAACAGACGAAATTGTTCGTATGGATTTTAACCACCCATTAGCCGACAAAGAGATGTTCTTTAAAGGAACTATCTTGAAAGTAAGAGAAGCTACTGTGTCTGAATTAGAACATGGTCATGTTCATGGCGATGGTGGTGTACATCATTAA
- a CDS encoding acyl carrier protein phosphodiesterase produces the protein MNYLSHIYLSGQDEDIIIGNFLGDYVKGHLSKLEKSPYNKRVLTGIALHRQIDSYTDAHPTVRKSTERLKSKYHKFSGIIVDMYYDHILAKNFHQFSDIPLTQFSQQFYELLARRSDDIPAALDRMVVSMTTRDWLSNYATLEGLSWALRGIASRLKFVSGIENATDDLVADYHRFEEDFMAFFPEVQAHSVRFLEQPSF, from the coding sequence TTGAATTACTTATCACATATTTACTTGTCGGGTCAAGATGAAGACATTATCATTGGCAACTTCCTAGGCGATTATGTCAAAGGGCATTTGAGTAAACTCGAAAAAAGTCCTTATAACAAAAGAGTCTTGACTGGTATTGCTCTGCACCGACAAATCGACTCCTATACCGACGCTCATCCGACTGTACGCAAAAGTACCGAAAGGCTCAAATCCAAATACCATAAGTTTTCGGGCATTATTGTGGATATGTACTACGACCATATTTTGGCCAAAAACTTTCATCAATTTTCAGATATTCCTCTTACACAATTTAGTCAGCAATTCTATGAGCTTTTGGCTCGACGCAGCGATGATATTCCAGCGGCACTCGACCGCATGGTGGTATCTATGACTACTCGTGACTGGCTGAGTAATTACGCTACCTTGGAAGGCTTATCGTGGGCATTGCGGGGTATTGCTTCTCGCCTCAAGTTTGTTTCGGGTATAGAAAATGCTACCGACGATTTGGTGGCCGACTATCATCGTTTTGAAGAAGACTTTATGGCTTTCTTTCCTGAAGTACAAGCACATAGCGTCCGCTTTTTAGAACAGCCTTCTTTTTGA
- the holA gene encoding DNA polymerase III subunit delta, protein MPKLVQDVLKELKKKHFAPLYLLHGDEPFFIDKVTDFIEENALPVADRSFNQYILYGKDLTVPSLLSYAKRFPMMSERQLILVKEAQGIQGIEQKEMQAALEAYAKNPLPSTVLVLAFKDSVDERRTWVKAFDQQGILMSSKKMYDNKIPDWIIDYCHESGVKISPKAVQMILENVGNDLKRIASEIDKIIINLKVNEEINASVVERFVGISKEYNYFEFQKSLIQKDVLKANQIVNFFASNPKDNPLAPIILLLFNFFSKVLLAYTTSDKSEKNLAAVLGVNPFFVKDYIQTLRHYSLPKVVQIIHEIKEIELQAKGIDSVSSPDSEKLKELTFKILH, encoded by the coding sequence ATGCCCAAATTAGTACAAGACGTTTTAAAAGAATTAAAAAAAAAACATTTCGCACCGCTTTACCTTCTTCATGGCGATGAACCTTTCTTTATTGATAAAGTTACTGACTTTATTGAAGAAAACGCTTTGCCTGTAGCCGACCGCAGTTTTAATCAATATATATTATATGGTAAGGATTTGACCGTACCAAGCTTGCTTTCGTATGCCAAACGCTTTCCGATGATGTCAGAACGACAATTGATTTTGGTAAAAGAAGCTCAAGGAATACAGGGTATAGAACAAAAAGAGATGCAAGCAGCCCTAGAAGCTTATGCCAAAAACCCTCTTCCTTCTACTGTATTGGTGCTTGCCTTTAAAGATAGCGTTGACGAACGACGCACTTGGGTGAAAGCTTTTGACCAACAGGGTATTTTGATGAGTTCCAAAAAAATGTACGACAATAAGATTCCAGACTGGATTATCGACTATTGTCATGAGTCGGGCGTAAAGATTAGCCCAAAGGCTGTACAAATGATTTTGGAAAACGTAGGAAACGATTTAAAACGTATTGCTTCTGAAATCGATAAGATTATTATTAATCTTAAAGTCAACGAAGAAATCAATGCCAGTGTTGTCGAACGATTTGTGGGTATTAGCAAAGAATATAATTATTTTGAATTTCAAAAATCCCTAATCCAGAAAGATGTATTGAAGGCTAATCAGATTGTCAATTTTTTTGCCTCTAATCCCAAAGACAACCCTTTAGCTCCTATTATTCTGCTGCTATTCAACTTTTTTAGCAAAGTCCTATTAGCCTATACCACTAGCGACAAATCCGAAAAAAATCTGGCTGCGGTTTTGGGTGTTAATCCCTTTTTTGTCAAAGACTACATCCAAACGCTTCGTCATTATAGTTTACCCAAAGTGGTACAAATCATTCATGAAATCAAGGAAATAGAATTACAAGCCAAAGGTATCGACTCCGTTTCGAGCCCCGATAGCGAAAAACTAAAAGAGCTTACTTTCAAAATCTTGCATTAA
- a CDS encoding alkene reductase — protein sequence MLFESFQLEHNYLKNKIVMPPMTRSRAAKGEVPTALMAEYYAQRASAGLIITEGTPISTQGRGYAWTPGIYTQAQIEGWKKVTQAVHAKGGKIFVQLWHVGRVSHTSLQENGNSPVAPSAILAEGVKVFLAKNGQEASSGQGEMVQHSMPRSLSIPEIHQIIQDFVQAARNAIEAGFDGVELHGANGYLIEQFIDSQTNKRTDEYGGSLEGRLRFLKEVTTAVADAIGANKVGVRQAPLTTLMGAIDDTPEETYIAAAKILNEIGVAYIHIAEADWDNAPEMAVDFKAAYRKTFKGALIYSGKYTVQRAEEALQSGWADLIGFGRPFIANPDLPYRLQYGLPLNEPIREKFFGGGAEGYTDYPFAENKQL from the coding sequence ATGTTATTTGAATCTTTTCAACTAGAACATAACTATCTAAAAAATAAAATAGTTATGCCACCCATGACCCGCTCAAGAGCGGCAAAGGGAGAAGTACCAACTGCGTTAATGGCAGAATACTATGCACAAAGGGCTTCGGCTGGTCTTATTATTACAGAAGGCACACCCATTAGTACTCAGGGAAGAGGCTATGCTTGGACACCCGGAATTTATACACAAGCACAAATTGAAGGCTGGAAAAAAGTAACTCAGGCTGTACATGCCAAAGGAGGAAAAATATTTGTACAACTTTGGCATGTGGGTAGAGTTTCACATACTTCTTTACAAGAAAACGGAAATAGCCCTGTTGCCCCATCAGCTATTCTGGCAGAAGGCGTAAAGGTATTTTTGGCCAAAAACGGGCAAGAAGCTAGTAGTGGGCAAGGCGAAATGGTACAACATTCGATGCCTCGCTCTCTCTCAATTCCAGAAATTCATCAAATTATTCAGGATTTTGTACAGGCTGCTCGCAATGCCATAGAAGCAGGCTTTGATGGCGTAGAACTCCACGGAGCCAATGGTTATCTGATAGAGCAATTTATAGATTCACAAACCAATAAGCGTACCGACGAATACGGTGGCTCGTTGGAAGGACGTTTACGATTTCTGAAAGAAGTTACTACTGCCGTTGCAGATGCCATCGGAGCCAACAAAGTAGGCGTACGTCAAGCTCCACTTACTACATTAATGGGTGCAATCGACGACACGCCTGAAGAAACCTATATTGCCGCCGCCAAAATACTCAACGAAATTGGTGTTGCTTATATCCATATTGCCGAAGCCGATTGGGACAATGCCCCCGAAATGGCCGTCGACTTTAAGGCAGCCTATCGCAAGACTTTTAAGGGAGCATTGATTTACTCTGGAAAATATACCGTACAACGAGCTGAAGAAGCTCTACAAAGTGGCTGGGCAGATTTAATCGGGTTTGGTCGTCCATTTATAGCCAACCCCGATTTGCCTTACCGCCTTCAATATGGCTTGCCACTCAACGAACCCATCCGTGAAAAATTCTTTGGGGGAGGTGCCGAAGGCTATACCGATTATCCTTTTGCTGAAAACAAACAACTTTAA
- a CDS encoding aldo/keto reductase, giving the protein MKRPLGTSPIHVSPLTLGTFAIGGLMWGGNQQQDSIEAIQTAIENGITSIDTAPFYGFGLSEKMVGKAIKKYDRSKVEILTKFGLVWEDDVKGTPAFEIQSDGKNIPIYKNGKKENVVREVENSLQRLQTDYIDLIQLHWPDAGTPIAETIEAMLLLQEQGKIRAFGVSNYSTEQVQEALQTTQIHSNQVWYSMLHRAIEQDLVPFSVQNNIGIIAYSPLERGLLTGKYLNNPQGLSSQDHRNGYFQQFDIPQLTLLLTVLQDLASAKNCSVAQLVLAWTISQPGITTVLGGARNGQQAAHNAEALQITLTQDDIKLIAQYI; this is encoded by the coding sequence ATGAAAAGACCCTTAGGTACAAGTCCTATCCATGTTTCACCACTTACCCTTGGCACATTTGCTATTGGCGGATTGATGTGGGGAGGCAACCAACAACAAGATTCTATCGAAGCAATACAAACAGCCATCGAAAATGGTATTACCTCTATAGATACCGCTCCATTTTATGGTTTTGGATTAAGCGAAAAAATGGTGGGGAAAGCCATCAAAAAATATGACCGCTCGAAAGTAGAGATTTTGACCAAATTTGGCTTGGTTTGGGAAGACGACGTTAAAGGAACACCAGCCTTCGAGATTCAGTCGGACGGAAAAAATATTCCTATTTATAAAAATGGTAAAAAAGAAAATGTTGTCAGAGAAGTAGAGAATAGCCTACAACGACTTCAAACAGATTATATCGACCTTATTCAGTTACATTGGCCAGATGCTGGTACGCCTATTGCTGAAACAATAGAAGCAATGCTGTTACTTCAAGAACAAGGAAAAATAAGAGCCTTCGGAGTATCTAATTACAGCACAGAACAAGTACAGGAAGCTCTACAAACAACCCAAATACACTCTAATCAGGTTTGGTACAGCATGTTACACCGAGCTATCGAGCAGGATTTAGTCCCATTCTCGGTACAAAATAACATTGGTATTATTGCTTATAGCCCACTAGAACGTGGCTTACTTACAGGCAAATACCTCAACAATCCACAAGGGTTGAGCAGCCAAGACCACCGTAATGGGTATTTCCAACAGTTTGATATACCTCAACTTACCTTACTTCTAACAGTATTACAAGATTTGGCCTCTGCCAAAAATTGTAGCGTCGCTCAATTGGTGTTAGCATGGACAATCTCCCAACCCGGTATTACCACCGTATTGGGAGGAGCAAGAAACGGTCAACAGGCTGCTCATAATGCAGAAGCTTTACAAATAACACTTACCCAAGACGACATCAAGCTCATAGCTCAATACATTTAA
- a CDS encoding alkene reductase gives MAINMFEPANWGSFSIKNRIAMAPMTRARNANGIPNASNALYYAQRTGAGLIITEGTAISETSKGVLHIPGLYQQAQVEGWAKVTNAVHQQGTRIFTQLWHVGRVSHISIQPNQQPPVGASDIQAANSTAWGYDENGKEGFVTCSKPRALTTKEVKAVSLDFANAAQNAIKAGFDGIELHGANGYLIEQFLNPYINNRSDEYGGTLENRCRFLLETIDACIDAIGADKVAIRLTPYGGLHELPHYDEIEKTYQYLAKNLSERKIAYIHLMDQKSRGSFALPDGFLERFRSWYNGIIILAGGMTREKSESLINQGLIDIAAFGEDFIANPDLVERLQNRWPFTPPKRELHYGLTMEGYIDWKTYSEAQVESVNL, from the coding sequence ATGGCTATCAATATGTTTGAACCTGCTAACTGGGGTTCTTTTTCTATCAAAAATCGTATTGCTATGGCTCCCATGACAAGAGCCCGCAATGCCAACGGTATCCCAAACGCCAGTAATGCCTTATATTATGCTCAACGCACTGGAGCAGGCCTGATTATTACAGAGGGTACAGCTATTTCTGAGACATCGAAAGGAGTACTCCATATTCCTGGCTTATACCAACAAGCACAAGTAGAGGGCTGGGCCAAAGTAACCAATGCCGTACACCAACAAGGAACACGCATATTTACCCAACTTTGGCATGTAGGGAGGGTTTCTCATATTTCTATTCAACCCAACCAACAACCTCCCGTTGGGGCTTCAGATATTCAGGCGGCAAACTCTACTGCTTGGGGGTATGACGAAAATGGGAAAGAAGGTTTTGTTACTTGCTCAAAACCCCGTGCTTTGACAACAAAAGAAGTAAAAGCTGTTAGCCTAGATTTTGCGAATGCGGCCCAAAATGCCATAAAGGCTGGTTTTGATGGCATAGAATTACACGGAGCCAATGGTTATTTAATCGAACAGTTTTTAAACCCGTATATCAATAATAGGTCAGATGAATATGGAGGAACACTCGAAAATCGTTGCCGATTTTTATTAGAAACGATTGATGCTTGTATTGATGCCATTGGAGCTGATAAAGTTGCCATTCGCTTAACACCCTATGGTGGATTGCACGAACTGCCTCATTATGACGAAATCGAGAAGACTTATCAATATTTGGCGAAAAATCTTTCGGAAAGAAAAATTGCCTATATTCACCTTATGGACCAAAAATCACGAGGCAGTTTTGCTTTACCCGACGGCTTTTTAGAGCGTTTTCGTAGTTGGTACAATGGCATTATTATTCTTGCTGGTGGTATGACCAGAGAAAAATCCGAAAGCCTCATCAACCAAGGGCTTATTGATATTGCTGCTTTTGGAGAAGATTTTATTGCTAATCCTGATTTGGTTGAACGCCTACAAAACCGTTGGCCGTTTACGCCGCCCAAAAGGGAACTCCATTATGGCCTCACTATGGAAGGCTATATTGATTGGAAAACCTACAGCGAAGCACAAGTTGAAAGTGTAAACTTGTAA